The following are from one region of the Trichoderma breve strain T069 chromosome 5, whole genome shotgun sequence genome:
- a CDS encoding hpt domain-containing protein encodes MALPDDKELESIFGDAIDLTTFKQILEMDEPGDNEFSSSIVFGFFEQAEETFESMDTALSDKDLEKLSELGHFLKGSSATLGLIKVRDGCEKIQRYGKQENLDGSPEPDAAVCLERVKEALTAVKSDYEEVETGLRKFYKEDEDE; translated from the exons ATGGCGCTCCCCGACGACAAG GAGCTCGAATCCATATTCGGCGATGCTATCGACCTCACCACCTTCAAGCAGATTCTCGAAATGGACGAGCCCGGTGACAACGAGTTCAGCTCGTCCATCGtgtttggcttctttgagCAAGCCGAGGAGACGTTCGAGTCTATGGACACGGCCCT GAGCGATAAGGATCTCGAAAAACTATCAGAGCTCGGACATTTCCTGAAAGGCTCCTCTGCGACACTGGGGTTGATAAAGGTCCGAGACGGCTGCGAAAAGATTCAGAGATATGGCAAGCAGGAGAACCTCGACGGCTCTCCGGAGCCAGATGCTGCGGTGTGCCTCGAACGCGTCAAGGAGGCGCTCACAGCAGTCAAGTCTGACTACGAAGAAGTCGAGACGGGACTGAGGAAGTTCTAcaaagaggatgaggatgagtaG
- a CDS encoding AKAP7 2'5' RNA ligase-like domain-containing protein codes for MPPKLTPTHFLCIPLAGVQLATALAAFRADVTSAMSFGLPDDAVRPLGTLHLTLGVMSLKRDGVEKAVDILKGLKLKEILAETRLAKDANTSAAVLALSGGSNDGSQLSKTNGLSLTIRGLHSIQPADRAAVLYAPPSDPEGILYNFCKQLQKPFQDSGLMIDENRPLLLHATIFNTIYVKNNLGPRGRGNRRAKLTIDARDLLSRYDDYLWAENMPITRVALCRMGAKPIPGTDDAAYEVEAEVEFEP; via the coding sequence ATGCCCCCAAAGCTTACTCCAACGCATTTCCTCTGCATACCCCTCGCTGGGGTGCAGCTGGCCACGGCTCTTGCGGCGTTCCGGGCCGACGTTACCAGTGCCATGAGCTTCGGCCTGCCGGACGACGCCGTCCGGCCCTTGGGAACGCTACACCTGACACTGGGAGTCATGTCTCTGAAAAGGGACGGTGTAGAAAAGGCAGTGGATATACTCAAGGGCCTAAAGCTGAAAGAAATACTCGCAGAGACGAGATTGGCCAAGGATGCTAACACATCTGCCGCTGTCTTGGCATTGTCAGGCGGCAGCAATGATGGCAGTCAGCTCTCCAAGACAAACGGCCTATCTTTGACAATACGAGGTCTTCATTCAATACAGCCAGCAGATAGAGCTGCTGTCCTATACGCACCTCCTTCGGACCCTGAAGGCATTTTATACAACTTTTGCAAGCAGCTACAAAAGCCATTCCAAGACTCTGGATTAATGATTGACGAAAACCGCCCGCTATTGCTTCACGCCACCATTTTCAACACCATATATGTCAAAAACAATCTCGGCCCcagagggagagggaacagGAGGGCAAAGCTGACAATTGATGCACGCGACCTGTTGAGTAGGTACGATGACTATCTGTGGGCCGAAAATATGCCCATCACTCGTGTGGCGCTCTGTAGAATGGGCGCCAAGCCCATTCCAGGAACAGACGATGCGGCATACGAAGTTGAAGCGGAAGTTGAGTTTGAGCCTTGA